A region of Deltaproteobacteria bacterium DNA encodes the following proteins:
- a CDS encoding 23S rRNA (pseudouridine(1915)-N(3))-methyltransferase RlmH: MKFVIVTIGNIKKNFILSGIKEFKERIDRYTDLNFYPVKEERLIKGMSEPLILQKEGERILTKVPRDGSWVALDRQGLEMDSKQHFQFLNNQGQTGIKKIYYLIGGPLGLSPEVLHQSDKILSLSRMTLTHEMSALFLVEQIYRYLNFMAGEKYHK; the protein is encoded by the coding sequence ATGAAATTTGTAATAGTTACAATTGGAAATATAAAGAAAAACTTTATATTATCTGGGATCAAGGAATTCAAGGAACGCATAGATCGATATACCGATTTGAATTTTTATCCGGTAAAAGAGGAACGCCTGATCAAAGGGATGTCGGAGCCCCTGATCTTACAAAAGGAGGGGGAAAGAATATTAACCAAAGTCCCGCGGGATGGCTCATGGGTGGCCCTGGATCGTCAGGGACTGGAAATGGATTCCAAACAACATTTTCAATTCCTGAATAACCAGGGCCAAACCGGAATAAAAAAAATCTATTATCTGATAGGAGGGCCTTTGGGGCTCTCCCCCGAAGTTCTGCACCAATCGGACAAGATCCTTTCCCTCTCCCGGATGACCCTGACCCATGAAATGAGCGCCCTTTTTTTAGTTGAACAAATCTACCGATATCTGAATTTTATGGCCGGGGAAAAATACCATAAATAA
- a CDS encoding TRAP transporter permease — translation MKSGIKGLAVAVIAICMSLFHLYTAGFRQFPAMQQRVAHLAFAMMLVFLLYPSVKEDKPASKFFSWVDILLVVASLLLGLYVFVDYEGISGREISRSFWDTTSSLVAIVLVTEATRRIMGLTMGIIVLVALGYVAFGAYLPPIFAHSGYTFERVVNHMFLTTDGILGVALSVSATVIIVFLIFGAFLEQSGGSLAFTNIGYGLFGMFKGGAAKAAVLGSCLFGMFTGSQTANVAAVGTLTIPLMIRAGYKNIMAAAIEALASTGGMLVPPVMGAAAFIIPEILGVSYIDVMKAALIPGLLFYSTVFTFIQVQANKLGIQKVSRKDLPRIWPIIKENGHLFVPIFVILYLLIWEDATPKKAGFWAVIALVVVSMVRKNTRMTFSKILTAMQNGAKTSLVVAMACASAGLIEGVINLTGLGLRFSEILIYVAGGNIIYLLILTMIASLIIGLPLPPVTAYLILAILAAPALIKSGVDPMGAHLFIFYFGVLGNITPPSAPCSFAAAGIAKTDPMKTTNLAFLISAPTFIVPFLLVYSPELMMKGSIIYTAFRILTAFVAISGLSMAFLGFANRQLNLIERLFLLMACVCLISQIWWANVLGYAAISAIYLRQRYRAKQNKLREASQSLKNEKGIE, via the coding sequence ATGAAAAGTGGAATAAAGGGCCTGGCCGTGGCGGTCATTGCCATCTGTATGTCGCTTTTTCACCTCTATACCGCCGGTTTTCGTCAATTTCCGGCCATGCAGCAGCGGGTGGCCCATCTGGCCTTTGCCATGATGCTGGTCTTTTTGTTATATCCATCGGTAAAAGAAGACAAACCGGCTTCAAAGTTTTTTTCCTGGGTGGATATCCTTTTGGTTGTTGCCAGCCTGTTGCTCGGCCTTTATGTTTTTGTCGACTATGAGGGCATCTCGGGCCGGGAAATATCCCGCTCTTTTTGGGATACCACCTCCAGTCTGGTGGCTATCGTCCTGGTAACCGAAGCCACCAGGAGAATCATGGGACTAACCATGGGCATTATCGTCCTGGTGGCTCTGGGGTATGTGGCCTTCGGTGCCTATCTGCCGCCCATATTCGCCCATAGCGGCTACACCTTTGAGCGGGTTGTCAACCATATGTTTTTGACTACCGACGGCATATTAGGCGTGGCCTTGAGCGTCTCGGCCACGGTCATCATTGTCTTTCTGATCTTCGGAGCTTTTCTGGAACAATCGGGAGGAAGCCTGGCCTTCACCAACATCGGTTATGGATTATTCGGCATGTTCAAGGGCGGTGCGGCCAAAGCCGCAGTTTTGGGAAGCTGTCTTTTCGGTATGTTTACCGGCAGCCAGACGGCCAACGTAGCCGCAGTAGGCACTCTGACCATCCCTTTGATGATTCGTGCCGGTTATAAAAATATCATGGCTGCGGCTATAGAAGCCTTGGCTTCGACCGGGGGCATGCTGGTTCCCCCGGTCATGGGAGCGGCCGCTTTTATTATTCCGGAAATATTGGGGGTCAGTTATATAGACGTGATGAAGGCAGCCCTCATCCCCGGGCTTCTATTTTATTCAACGGTGTTCACCTTTATTCAGGTTCAGGCCAATAAACTGGGCATCCAAAAGGTCTCCAGAAAAGATCTTCCCCGGATATGGCCTATTATTAAAGAAAACGGACACCTCTTCGTCCCCATATTCGTCATATTGTACCTTCTGATCTGGGAGGATGCCACCCCGAAAAAGGCCGGTTTCTGGGCGGTTATTGCTTTGGTAGTAGTCAGCATGGTGCGAAAGAACACCCGTATGACCTTCTCGAAAATCCTGACCGCCATGCAGAACGGGGCCAAAACGAGTTTGGTCGTGGCCATGGCCTGCGCCTCCGCCGGATTAATCGAAGGGGTTATCAACCTGACCGGATTGGGCCTCCGATTTTCAGAGATCCTGATCTATGTGGCTGGCGGAAATATTATTTATCTCCTTATCCTGACCATGATAGCCTCTTTGATTATCGGTTTACCCCTGCCTCCGGTTACCGCCTATCTGATTTTGGCTATTCTGGCTGCCCCGGCCCTGATCAAGAGCGGCGTGGATCCCATGGGAGCCCATCTGTTTATTTTTTATTTCGGTGTCTTGGGTAATATTACACCGCCTTCGGCACCGTGTTCCTTTGCTGCAGCGGGTATCGCCAAAACGGATCCGATGAAAACGACCAACCTGGCCTTCCTGATTTCCGCACCTACTTTTATCGTCCCTTTCCTGTTGGTCTACTCCCCGGAATTGATGATGAAAGGCTCCATAATTTATACCGCTTTTCGGATCCTGACGGCCTTTGTAGCCATCAGTGGTCTATCCATGGCTTTCCTCGGATTCGCCAATCGCCAGCTTAACCTGATTGAAAGACTCTTTCTTCTGATGGCCTGTGTTTGCCTTATTTCCCAGATATGGTGGGCCAACGTATTGGGCTATGCGGCGATCAGCGCCATTTATTTGCGACAGAGATACCGCGCCAAGCAAAACAAACTGAGGGAAGCCTCTCAATCCCTGAAAAATGAAAAAGGGATCGAGTAG
- a CDS encoding transposase: MRQFTIVCDDVWLAKPSESNSGRYWYDLHLVLVVAGRFRITVPEQFGRIRDAALTAAGEGGHRIAALSVMPDHVHMALRGNIERSPEEIALAFQNGLARAAGCLVWQDRFYVGTFSEYDLDVIRRIARQS; this comes from the coding sequence ATGCGCCAGTTCACGATTGTCTGCGATGATGTGTGGCTGGCCAAGCCGTCGGAATCCAACAGCGGGCGGTACTGGTACGACCTGCATCTCGTCCTGGTAGTAGCCGGTCGGTTCAGGATCACCGTCCCCGAGCAGTTTGGACGGATTCGCGACGCGGCTTTGACCGCGGCGGGGGAGGGCGGCCACCGGATCGCGGCTTTGTCGGTGATGCCGGACCATGTCCACATGGCTTTGCGCGGGAATATTGAACGGTCGCCGGAAGAGATTGCCTTGGCGTTTCAGAATGGGCTGGCGCGGGCCGCGGGGTGCCTGGTTTGGCAGGATAGGTTCTACGTGGGAACGTTCAGTGAATATGATTTGGACGTCATTCGCCGCATTGCCAGGCAGTCGTGA
- the thrC gene encoding threonine synthase produces the protein MELSEFPKNIRPHIIPPIGGALEYRCLGCHKAHSIDNLLYTCPDCGGVLLIHDLEEKKNYKRPGKFWRQLFDYRRMGTIPALKGIFLFHELIAPVIPLEHILYLGEGHTPLVAANQKLEEQIGLPFYYKNEGQNPSASFKDRGMACALSYLNYLISKNKLKNVLAVCASTGDTSASAALYASYLGETVRSAVLLPKGKVTPQQLSQPLGSGATVVEIPGVFDDCMKVVEYLSEHYPVALLNSKNAWRILGQESYSFEVAQALDYQLEDTVLMVPIGNAGNITAIISGFLKLYRYGMISHLPKIIGVQSHHANPVYRYYLEPRPEKRLYKPVPVRPSVAQAAMIGNPVSMPRVIEMVKQYNEIEGKQKVFVVEVKEQAIMDHMLLANRNGHIACTQGGESLAGLVKALAEKKIHSRERAVVNATAHSLKFAGFQEMYFNNSFSPDFEVRPKKKFKNKPISVNINKFNRSSNKYNVLVEKAGIKIAEILGM, from the coding sequence ATGGAACTTTCAGAATTTCCTAAAAACATTCGTCCCCATATCATACCCCCTATTGGCGGAGCTTTGGAGTATCGCTGTCTGGGATGCCATAAGGCCCATTCTATCGATAATCTTTTATATACTTGCCCGGATTGCGGGGGAGTCTTGTTGATCCATGATCTGGAGGAAAAAAAGAACTATAAACGACCGGGTAAATTCTGGCGGCAACTATTTGATTATAGACGGATGGGAACCATTCCAGCCTTAAAGGGCATTTTTTTATTCCACGAATTGATCGCCCCGGTGATCCCCCTGGAGCATATCCTTTATTTAGGGGAAGGCCATACGCCTTTAGTTGCGGCCAATCAGAAACTTGAAGAGCAGATAGGCCTGCCCTTCTATTATAAAAATGAAGGCCAGAATCCGAGTGCCTCTTTCAAGGATCGCGGTATGGCTTGCGCCTTAAGTTATTTAAATTATTTGATCTCGAAAAATAAACTTAAAAATGTCCTGGCCGTATGCGCCTCCACAGGCGACACTTCGGCCTCGGCCGCCCTCTACGCCTCCTACCTGGGTGAGACCGTCCGCTCGGCTGTTTTGCTCCCCAAAGGCAAGGTCACCCCCCAACAATTATCTCAACCCCTGGGCAGCGGAGCAACCGTGGTGGAAATTCCAGGGGTATTCGATGATTGTATGAAAGTAGTGGAATACCTCTCGGAGCATTATCCGGTGGCCCTTCTTAATTCCAAAAATGCCTGGAGGATTTTGGGGCAGGAATCTTATTCTTTTGAAGTGGCTCAGGCCTTGGATTATCAATTAGAGGATACGGTTTTGATGGTACCTATTGGAAATGCCGGAAATATTACCGCCATCATTTCAGGTTTTTTAAAGCTCTATCGCTATGGGATGATTTCCCATCTGCCTAAAATCATCGGGGTCCAATCGCATCATGCCAACCCGGTTTATCGCTATTATCTGGAACCGCGTCCGGAAAAACGGCTTTATAAACCCGTTCCGGTCCGGCCCAGTGTGGCCCAGGCCGCTATGATCGGGAATCCAGTCTCCATGCCCAGGGTTATTGAAATGGTAAAACAATACAATGAGATAGAAGGAAAACAAAAAGTATTTGTTGTAGAAGTTAAGGAGCAGGCCATCATGGATCATATGCTTCTGGCCAACCGTAACGGTCATATTGCCTGCACCCAGGGCGGTGAAAGCCTGGCCGGGCTGGTCAAGGCCCTGGCTGAAAAAAAGATCCATTCCCGGGAAAGGGCAGTGGTCAATGCTACGGCCCATTCGTTAAAATTTGCCGGCTTTCAGGAAATGTATTTCAATAATTCTTTTTCCCCTGATTTCGAGGTCCGGCCAAAGAAAAAATTTAAAAACAAGCCAATATCCGTAAATATAAATAAATTTAATAGGTCGTCTAATAAATATAATGTTTTAGTTGAGAAAGCTGGAATAAAAATAGCAGAAATATTAGGAATGTAG
- a CDS encoding HAD family phosphatase: MNLKQIKKNNGLKAVLFDMDGVLVDSMNYHLKSWKQLLENFNITVTDEFIYDHEGAMAPEIIKDLFKEYGYLIEDNQIKEIYLEQNTLFQEQYLPRVGLYPHALPLLEQLKSRGLLLGLVTSSRRNLVQEIWDEKDLIFFDTIVTADETERFKPYPDPYLKAMNALGQETQSCLVIENAPAGIQSACSAGITCFAIASTLPEEKLSKAQKVFPDLNALTVFFRKSLV; this comes from the coding sequence ATGAACCTTAAACAAATTAAGAAAAATAACGGCTTGAAAGCAGTCTTGTTTGACATGGATGGGGTGTTGGTGGATAGCATGAACTATCACCTTAAATCCTGGAAGCAATTACTTGAAAATTTTAATATTACCGTTACAGATGAATTTATATATGACCATGAAGGGGCCATGGCCCCGGAAATTATAAAGGATTTATTTAAAGAATATGGCTATTTGATTGAAGATAATCAAATTAAAGAAATTTATTTGGAACAAAATACCCTGTTTCAAGAGCAGTATTTACCCCGTGTGGGCCTCTATCCGCATGCGCTGCCCTTATTGGAACAATTAAAATCAAGAGGCCTTTTACTTGGACTGGTCACCAGTTCCCGCAGAAATCTGGTCCAAGAGATATGGGATGAAAAAGATCTGATATTTTTTGATACGATTGTTACCGCCGATGAAACCGAACGTTTTAAACCCTACCCGGATCCTTATCTTAAGGCCATGAATGCATTAGGACAGGAGACCCAAAGCTGTCTGGTTATTGAAAATGCTCCGGCCGGTATTCAATCCGCCTGTTCGGCCGGGATTACCTGCTTTGCCATTGCCTCGACGCTTCCCGAAGAAAAACTATCCAAAGCCCAAAAAGTCTTCCCTGATCTTAATGCCTTAACGGTTTTTTTCAGAAAATCTTTAGTTTGA
- a CDS encoding NifU family protein codes for MTKEQIQEALNKIRPQLQADGGDVELVDVTEGGLVKVRLTGACGGCPMSQMTLKMGIEKFLKQQIPEVTCVESC; via the coding sequence ATGACGAAAGAACAGATACAAGAGGCCTTAAACAAGATCAGACCCCAGCTTCAGGCCGATGGGGGGGATGTAGAATTGGTGGATGTTACTGAGGGCGGACTGGTTAAGGTCCGTTTGACCGGGGCTTGCGGGGGTTGTCCTATGTCGCAAATGACCCTTAAAATGGGCATTGAAAAATTCCTTAAACAACAGATTCCGGAAGTGACTTGTGTGGAATCGTGTTAA